The Claveliimonas bilis genome window below encodes:
- a CDS encoding AIR synthase-related protein — translation MRNKSMDKENKYEAVAETSVLYGNNRALAALAFYHGMYAMAAAEAEGLKVKARIQAPAGTEKSYVSWLKQDLREKSKKEGIRKAEIETAVNGALLVPEVTVTISGVTEKKRKGSKEAEEKAVVMTKWAGMEGMLRIVSEKQEELSGHFAPAFLREIQKYQICPENLREIDAVRESGADIVLHVGHGGILAALWRLAEQTGGGMRIDMKKIPVLQETIEVCEYFRLNPYQLTSAGCFLFTVSDGEKAVQMLEKRGIAARMIGRITAGRDKVIQNGEEIRYLDRPAPDEIFKLYQ, via the coding sequence ATGAGAAACAAATCCATGGATAAAGAGAATAAATATGAAGCAGTGGCAGAAACGTCTGTTTTGTACGGAAACAACCGCGCTTTGGCAGCCCTGGCATTTTATCATGGAATGTATGCGATGGCGGCCGCTGAAGCGGAAGGCCTTAAAGTAAAAGCCAGGATTCAGGCGCCCGCCGGGACGGAAAAATCTTATGTGTCCTGGCTGAAGCAGGATTTAAGAGAGAAAAGCAAAAAAGAGGGGATCCGAAAGGCGGAAATAGAAACGGCGGTGAATGGAGCTCTTCTTGTTCCTGAAGTGACCGTCACCATCAGCGGAGTGACAGAAAAAAAGAGAAAAGGGTCAAAAGAAGCGGAAGAAAAAGCGGTTGTCATGACAAAATGGGCCGGCATGGAAGGAATGCTTAGAATCGTATCGGAAAAACAGGAAGAGCTGTCCGGCCATTTTGCGCCTGCATTTTTAAGAGAAATACAGAAATATCAAATCTGTCCGGAAAATCTTCGGGAAATCGATGCAGTGAGGGAGAGCGGAGCAGATATTGTGCTGCATGTGGGCCATGGAGGGATACTTGCCGCGCTGTGGCGCCTGGCAGAGCAAACCGGTGGCGGAATGAGGATCGATATGAAGAAGATCCCCGTTTTACAGGAAACCATAGAGGTATGTGAGTATTTCCGGCTGAATCCTTATCAGCTTACGTCAGCCGGCTGTTTCCTCTTTACTGTATCAGATGGAGAGAAGGCGGTGCAGATGCTGGAGAAAAGAGGCATTGCAGCACGGATGATCGGGAGAATAACTGCCGGCAGAGACAAGGTGATCCAAAATGGAGAGGAGATCCGTTATCTGGACCGGCCTGCTCCGGATGAGATCTTCAAATTATATCAGTGA
- a CDS encoding tRNA (cytidine(34)-2'-O)-methyltransferase: MLNIVLHEPEIPANTGNIGRTCVAAGARLHLIEPLGFRLDEKSLKRAGMDYWKDLDVTTYIDYEDFLEKNPGAKIYMATTKAEKIYTEVNYEPDCYIMFGKESAGIPEEILVKHKEESIRIPMVGDIRSLNLGNSVAIVLYEALRQNNFAGMCKEGHLHRLEWE, from the coding sequence ATGTTGAATATTGTGTTGCATGAGCCGGAGATTCCGGCCAACACAGGGAATATCGGAAGAACCTGTGTGGCTGCCGGAGCCAGGCTTCATCTGATCGAACCTCTTGGCTTCCGCCTAGATGAAAAAAGCCTGAAGAGGGCCGGCATGGACTATTGGAAAGACCTGGATGTAACAACGTACATCGACTATGAAGATTTTCTGGAGAAAAATCCGGGAGCAAAAATCTACATGGCAACGACAAAAGCTGAAAAAATATATACAGAAGTAAATTATGAACCGGACTGTTATATCATGTTCGGAAAGGAAAGTGCAGGAATACCAGAGGAGATTTTGGTAAAACATAAAGAAGAAAGTATCCGGATCCCGATGGTAGGAGACATTCGCTCGCTGAATCTGGGAAATTCTGTTGCGATTGTACTGTATGAAGCGCTTAGACAAAATAATTTTGCAGGAATGTGCAAAGAAGGGCATTTACACCGTTTGGAATGGGAGTAA